One region of Triticum aestivum cultivar Chinese Spring chromosome 6B, IWGSC CS RefSeq v2.1, whole genome shotgun sequence genomic DNA includes:
- the LOC123140147 gene encoding BTB/POZ and MATH domain-containing protein 3 produces the protein MSMFTGVSIVDGDKQSSCDTSAIYAGDADSGYHLLMVRGYLRTKEELPTGESARTGLFTMGGHDWYVEYYPNGINKDCADFISLDVTLLFDDDDDPFDMVVEAKVSFSLIDQVEKQNLMYICQVRKTSTFSSSAICWGCDKFVRRDALERSSDLKGDCFTIRCDIMVVRKDSKSQDALADMNQHFSNLLQTKVGADVTFEVSGERFAAHRCVLAARSKVFMAQLFGPMKETSTVIQIKDMEATVFRALLIFIYTDIFPLREEEIMEEDEMSGVMEEGQEDKPAKDEMTLQYLQNMFVAADRFDLQRLKFICEKRLSEHIGVSSVMYTLALAEQHQCQGLKEACLKFMQVQSPSCLQQVMATNGWDHVVSTYPSVLKEIIAKIALNRCK, from the coding sequence ATGTCGATGTTCACCGGTGTGTCCATCGTCGATGGCGACAAGCAGAGCTCCTGCGACACGTCGGCCATCTACGCTGGTGATGCGGACAGCGGGTACCACCTGCTCATGGTCCGGGGCTACTTGCGCACCAAAGAGGAGTTACCCACGGGCGAGAGTGCCCGCACCGGTCTTTTCACAATGGGAGGACATGATTGGTACGTCGAGTACTACCCCAACGGCATAAACAAGGACTGCGCTGACTTCATCTCTCTTGATGTTACCCTTCTCTTTGATGACGACGACGATCCTTTCGACATGGTTGTGGAGGCCAAGGTCAGTTTCAGTCTCATCGACCAGGTTGAGAAGCAGAATCTGATGTACATTTGTCAAGTTAGAAAGACCAGCACCTTCTCAAGCAGTGCTATTTGCTGGGGTTGTGACAAGTTTGTGAGAAGGGACGCCCTCGAACGATCATCTGATCTAAAGGGTGATTGTTTCACCATCCGGTGCGACATCATGGTCGTCCGCAAGGATTCCAAAAGTCAGGACGCCCTGGCTGACATGAACCAGCATTTTAGCAATCTCCTTCAAACCAAGGTGGGTGCAGACGTGACATTCGAGGTCAGCGGTGAGAGGTTTGCTGCACACCGGTGTGTGCTTGCGGCCAGGTCTAAGGTCTTCATGGCACAGCTATTTGGCCCCATGAAGGAGACGTCCACCGTTATACAGATCAAAGACATGGAAGCAACGGTGTTCAGGGCTTTGCTTATCTTCATCTACACAGATATATTCCCATTGAGAGAGGAGGAAATCATGGAGGAGGATGAAATGTCAGGAGTTATGGAAGAGGGACAAGAAGACAAGCCAGCAAAGGATGAAATGACACTGCAATATCTGCAAAACATGTTTGTGGCAGCAGACAGGTTCGATCTCCAGCGGCTCAAGTTCATCTGTGAAAAGCGCTTGTCTGAACACATAGGTGTGAGCTCGGTGATGTACACTCTTGCTCTAGCCGAGCAGCACCAATGCCAGGGATTGAAGGAGGCGTGCTTGAAGTTTATGCAAGTCCAGTCCCCCTCGTGCTTGCAACAAGTAATGGCAACTAATGGGTGGGATCATGTAGTTTCGACCTATCCCTCGGTTTTGAAGGAGATCATTGCCAAGATTGCTTTGAACCGGTGCAAGTAG